A region of bacterium DNA encodes the following proteins:
- a CDS encoding LL-diaminopimelate aminotransferase, protein MAKINDNYLKLKAGYLFPEIGRRVREFAAANPDAKVIRLGIGDVTRPLAPAVLKAFHDAVDDLATTDKFAGYGPEQGYDWLINTIIEKSYNPLGVSLKTEEMFISDGSKCDCANILDIFALDNVVAIGDPVYPVYNDTNVMIGRTGEADDKGYYANVVYMPCNEANGFIPSLPTSKVDIIYLCFPNNPTGTVASKAELKKWVDYANANDAVIFFDAAYEAFITDPEIPHSIYEIEGAKKCAIEFRSFSKTAGFTGVRCGLVVVPEEVMGTTASGEKYSFNKLWLRRTTTKFNGASYPVQRAADAVYSDEGWQQTREIIDYYMENARIIREGLKEAGVTCFGGVDAPYIWLKTPGGMTSWDFFDKLLTECNVVGTPGSGFGPSGEGYFRLSAFGHRENVIEAVERIKKNLK, encoded by the coding sequence ATGGCAAAGATCAATGACAACTACCTGAAACTCAAAGCCGGCTACCTGTTCCCCGAGATCGGCCGCCGCGTGCGCGAATTCGCCGCCGCCAACCCTGACGCCAAGGTCATCCGCCTGGGGATCGGCGACGTCACCCGCCCCCTGGCCCCGGCCGTGCTCAAGGCCTTCCACGACGCCGTGGACGACCTGGCCACCACCGACAAGTTCGCCGGCTACGGCCCGGAACAGGGGTACGACTGGCTGATCAACACCATCATCGAGAAATCCTACAATCCGCTGGGCGTCTCCCTCAAGACCGAGGAGATGTTCATCTCCGACGGCTCCAAGTGCGACTGCGCCAACATCCTGGACATCTTCGCCCTGGACAACGTGGTGGCCATCGGCGACCCGGTCTACCCGGTCTACAACGACACCAACGTCATGATCGGCCGCACAGGCGAAGCCGACGATAAGGGCTATTACGCCAACGTGGTCTACATGCCCTGCAACGAGGCCAACGGTTTCATCCCGTCGCTTCCCACAAGCAAGGTGGACATCATCTATCTCTGCTTCCCCAACAACCCCACCGGCACCGTGGCATCCAAGGCCGAGTTGAAAAAGTGGGTCGATTACGCCAACGCCAATGACGCGGTGATCTTCTTCGACGCCGCTTACGAGGCCTTCATCACCGACCCGGAGATCCCGCACTCGATTTACGAGATCGAAGGGGCCAAAAAGTGCGCCATCGAGTTCCGCTCCTTCTCCAAGACCGCCGGTTTCACCGGCGTCCGCTGCGGCCTGGTGGTCGTGCCGGAAGAGGTCATGGGTACCACGGCGAGCGGCGAGAAGTACAGCTTCAACAAGCTCTGGCTGCGCCGCACCACCACCAAGTTCAACGGCGCCTCCTACCCGGTCCAGCGCGCCGCCGACGCGGTCTACTCCGACGAGGGGTGGCAGCAGACCAGGGAGATCATCGATTATTACATGGAGAACGCCCGCATCATCCGTGAAGGTCTCAAAGAGGCCGGCGTCACCTGCTTTGGCGGCGTGGATGCCCCCTACATCTGGCTCAAGACCCCGGGCGGCATGACCAGCTGGGACTTCTTCGACAAGCTGCTGACCGAATGCAACGTGGTCGGCACCCCCGGCAGCGGCTTCGGCCCGAGCGGGGAAGGGTACTTCCGGTTGTCGGCCTTCGGTCATCGCGAGAATGTGATTGAGGCGGTGGAGAGGATAAAGAAAAATTTGAAGTAG
- a CDS encoding PIN domain-containing protein: MTTFVDTGAWIALTDRRDTYHQEALAVQKQFQSANTRLVTSTYVISETITWLRYNLGHTVAMDFGNKILASSVVTIKDIDNAHFAKAFELFKKFEDQAFSFTDCTSFALMKSLKLKQAFTFDAHFSTMGFILIK; the protein is encoded by the coding sequence ATGACAACCTTTGTCGATACTGGTGCCTGGATAGCGCTCACCGACAGACGTGACACCTACCATCAAGAAGCACTTGCAGTTCAGAAACAATTTCAGTCTGCCAACACCCGTCTTGTTACATCCACCTATGTCATCAGCGAAACAATAACCTGGTTGCGCTATAACCTGGGGCACACTGTTGCCATGGATTTTGGCAACAAAATACTTGCGAGCAGTGTTGTTACCATTAAAGACATTGATAATGCACATTTTGCCAAAGCATTCGAACTTTTTAAAAAGTTCGAAGACCAAGCATTCAGTTTTACCGATTGCACCTCATTTGCTCTGATGAAGTCTTTAAAGCTGAAGCAAGCCTTTACATTTGACGCTCATTTTTCAACAATGGGATTTATTCTGATCAAATAA